A window of Salvia splendens isolate huo1 chromosome 8, SspV2, whole genome shotgun sequence genomic DNA:
ATGCCGTTCAATAGGCCCAATAACTAACCGAAAGCCTGGCCCAATTTGATTTACAGGTAGCTTCTGGCCCGGCCCATTATCTCTTTTCTTTCCAAGTGTTGTATTCCAAAAAGCCTCCtgcattttcttccattttcgaCGATGACATCTAAACATATTTTAGCCCGAGCCCGATTGCTAGCCCGGCCCGTTGGTCGTAGTTCACAGCCCGCGAATAAGCTCCAAAGCCGGCGTTATTCGGCAGCTTCGGCCGTTCCGGCTTCTACTCCTCCACCGGCGGCTAATGTACCTTCAAAAAGTTCTTTGAATGaagatgagctgaagaagttcgCCGCCATTGCCGAGACATGGTTTTCGATTTTTCTTAAAAGAGGAATTGCATCTTCTGTTTGTTAATTTTGAAGATTTCGCTTGATCATGTTTTGTTGCTTTGTCAATTTGTGGAATTGGTGTTAGGTGGGATGCTGAAGGACCGTTCAAGCCGCTGCATGCGATGAATCCGACGAGGCTTGCGTTTATTAGGTCCACGTTGTGCCGACATTTTGGGTAATTTTAGTTTGCTTTTGCATTTTTACTTGTTTCTGTATTAAGTATTTTCCCCCTCTTTGAGGTGGAAAATTGAGTATTGCTTATTGAAACACGTTTCAGGAAGGATCCATCCTGTTTGAGGCCATTTGAAGGATTGAAATTTGTGGATATTGGTTGTGGAGGAGGGATTTTGTCTGAGGTAGTATAACTTTTAACTACTTTGGTGACCTTGAAAGTTGGCATGATTCATTGATAGATATTTGGAGTAGTTGTTTGCTGAAAATTGTTCTTCGAATTTTGTGAATTGGTTATCAATGGAGGTATACTTTTACATAATGATTCATGAAATGTAGCCGTAGTATTTTCTACCAGTATTCATTCGTGTTTTATGATGACTCCTTTCTGGAATTCAATGTCcatttttatcatatttcaGCCTTTAGCACGGATGGGCGCAAGTGTTACAGGAGTTGATGCTGTGGAAAAGAATATCAAGTTTGCTCAGCTTCATGCGGTATGTGTTATTTGTTTGGTTATTGTATGGTTTTATGATAATGCATGTAATTTAGTTTCATGCAACCATATGTGGATTACTGGAATACTGGAACATGGGAGGCAAACTAGTAGAAGAGGATGATTGCaatttgagaaaattaaaattgaatatttcCATCCATCAATATATTCACAAAACTGTCACAGTGGAACAAAAACTGATTTAAGAATGGTAATAATGTTTAATTCCCGGTTTGTTGAACTTCTTGATTTGTTCCCTGCATGACATTATGGGGATGAACTGAAACTTTTACCTTTTATCAACCTGTCTCCTTATACTTAAAAATAGCATGCCAtttatataacaaaaaaaaacttatcCTATTGTTTATGCCAGTGAGAGTGTATATGTTTTGCAGGATTTGGATCCAACAACTTCCACTATTGACTATCTTTGTACAACAGCTGGTATATGTCATACTTCTATTTTCAATGTGAAGGTTAAAATGattgattaattatatttatttcttttacatATTTTAGTCACTCTCTTGAGCGTGGAAAATTAATGATTTTGTATTTGTGTATTATAACTCGGTAAAGCTCATGTAGTCATTAATCGCTATCATTTGTGAGGCAAAAAAAGTATTTTCTCATTATGTATCAAAGGATGTTAGTGCTAGACAAAAATATGACGTATAACCATGTATGTTGTAGTTTTCCATCATGCTGTTAATCAGCCCTCTTTATTTTTGAAGAATTTCTTGGTGATTGTATGTGGTATGCGCATTTTCTGGGAATTAACGTTTGTAGACATATTATTTGATTCATTTTAAAAGATTTACTTTCTGGATATCTATACCTATTCTTCCGAAGCTGATGCTACTTCTATATTTTGACAGAGAAATTGGTGGAAGAGCATAGGAAATTTGATGCTGTACTTGCACTTGAGGTACGCTATTAATGTTTTAAACGAAGATGTTATAATGGTCTGGTAGTCAACAATACTAGGGATTATTTTGATCTCCCATgtgcagttttttttttcatcaaaatTCAGTAAATCCATATCATCTGCTCTTTCACAAATCATGACTGAGCCGATTGCTCTTCAAGATTATAATATGAAATCTATGCATCTATATTTGTCGCCTTCCCGTGCTACTTAGATTTGTGGAGATGTCCATCTGATTGTTTTCATGCTATCCAGGTAATCGAGCATGTGGCAAATCCTGCTGATTTCTGCAAATCGTTGTCAGATTTGACCGAGAATGGTGGAGCTACTCTGATCTCAACGATAAATCGATCAATGAGAGCATATGCAACAACTATCGTTGTGGCAGAATATCTCTTGCGTTGGGTATGCTACTTTTCCATATTGCTTGACGTGGTTAAGACATGCTTGGTCACCACGAAGATGTCAAtcctaccaaaaaaaaaagaaacagaaAGTTGTACATTTATTCTTTCTGTTATTCATCCATACTGAAATATCACAGCCTGTGAGTTCAACTTTTGATCTATTACAATCTCTGAAAAGTGTCCAAGGTTTCTCCAAAAGTTCGACTAGGATTTAGTTAGACATGAGTTGTGTGGTTGGCCATAATAAGAGAAGAAAAACAATAGAATGGCGTCAGATATATTTTGGACACTGCAGTCATATGTTTGATCTTGTTTTCTGTACAATCACCGACCACATAATGCAATAGTATTCTTCATCATCCTGCATCCTTCATTTTTCTTCTCTATAATATCTTCAATAGTTACTTGGATTATTGGGGGATTACACGCCCATAATCGTTTTGGCAAAGCATGCTTTATAAACTCGAACTATGCAGAGGTCTAGTTTTGGCACTTCGCTTCGTGAGGTCCATATCTAGGCACTGTATCCTAACATGCATAAAATCTTTCAGCTACCAGCGGGGACGCATGACTGGTCACGCTTTCTTACTCCAGAAGAGCTAGTCCTAATTCTTCAGCGAGCTTCAGTTTCTGTAAGTCCGAAGCAAATCTCCATTCTTTTTGTAGTGTTTCCTTTAATTCACGCGATGTAAACTGCTGCTTGCATTATCTTCCCGCTTCCAGGTCCAAGAGATGGCTGGGTTCGTCTACAACCCCCTGACAGGGCGATGGTCTCTCTCTGACGATATCGGTGTAAATTTCATTGCATACGGCACAAAGAACTGTGGATAGATCAGGCGAAATAGTGCAGGATTTGAGAATACTGAAAAACTTCCAATTACACATGATTATCTTATGTTAGTATACATTCTTCGAAATACAGTAGCAATATAAAACTTTGTTTTTGCATACTACTTTTCATCAATAACTAATATACTACTCCCGAAATTTTAATGATCATTTGTGTATACATTAAATTTctctaaattaataaaattctcCAATCCCAACAATATTAGTTTACAGAGGTTTTACTGTATATGCAAAGCAAAGTATACAAACATACATTCTTTATcaataacaacaacaataataatagtattacaaTTGACAAATTGCTCAATTTCATAATGGACTAATTAGTAGAGGCATTTAAGAGTTCATTCCAAATGTCAGGAACTCCGCTTAGACACCAATGGGTGCAGTCCAAATCCCTATGGCTTCCATGCCCATAAACAGATGGATGTCCATCAATTCTCAACTGTGATAATCCTGTGATCCTCTGTAAATAGACATCTTTGTCCATTGCTCCCAGAACTTTCTCCAGCACCACCTCTGCTGGGTGAGGGCTTCCTGGACTTTTTAATGGTTCCGTATGCCCCGTGCACCTTTTCATGACCATATAGAAATGTTATGCTACATATTCTATGTGAGTATCATTTGTGAGCATCACTTTCGTTTAGCCCATATCACTAGTTTTATAAATTGCACGGAAAATCATAAGttgatttgttattttcttACGAGTCGTGATCGCGAAACGCCCTGGAAGAATACTTGAGTTTTGGTTGGATCAATGTTGGAATCGATCCATTTGGCCCATGTGTTGAGTGCTTTCTCATACGCAACCATACGGTCTAGGTCTTTCACAGTCGTGTTTCCGTACACAACCCAATCCCAACTGAGACCAAGCCAAATGCAAACATGTAAGAAATttgtactagtattaattacCACTTCATTCGTCCCAACTTAACCAActcatatttctttttgggatgtcccaagtTAAACGAGTCATTTCTAGTTCACTCTTTATTCATtgatctactttattctttatctaattttattctctctacataTTTCATTAAACACTAGTactattttcttaaatctcatgctGACAAGAAATGGCCGATTAACTTGAGATCGGAGGGATATATACGAAATAACTTTCGAgggaaaatagaaaaagaaatccTTACGGTTGTTTCCTGCCGGAGTGGAGCCACCAATGCCAAGAGTCAAAAATAACATAGTCCATTCCTTCCCAAATTTGGCTTGAACTTAGAGAATCCAACATTAACACCCTCCCTCTTTCCTCATTCTTTATATCCACCAAGAATGCATTTCTGTAGAACTTTAGCGACACATCGTAATCCTATATatagacacacacacacacatcatAACTATACACATGACATGAGTCACATGACTATAGTAATAATCTCTTGGAGTTGTTAGATTTTTCAAAGACTGTAGTAATAATCTTTGGGAGATGGTAGATTTTACGAAGTTTAGTATGTTTCTTTTAGTAATAATCTTTTGCGATAGATGTTAGATTTTACAAAGGCTAGGTGAGATTGCACGGAGTAGCTAGTGATAATTTCTTGGAGATGTTAGATTTTACAGAGCCTCATTCATTGAAGCGTACCTAGTACATAAAGAGAATAAGTTGGTTATTATGTATTTTAAGTTAATACCTTCTTACTTTATATTTTCGATTTGGAACAAACTAATATGTGAATACCTCAACAAGTCCCCTCATTCTATTAGTTAATATCTGAATATGACAACTCATGCCTCGTCACATCGATACTATGTTAGATTGCACTGGGGTAGACATGGTCTCATAGTTTGAAGCGCACCTAATACAAACAGGGGAAACCAACTAAACTCTAGTGAGCAAGTTTTATCCTGAAACCAACTGATGATAGGAGTGAAAAAGGTATTTAAATTGATCTGTTTCTACTTTATATTTTCAATATGGAGCGACTCACATGTGAATATCTAAACGAATATTTATCTCAAATGGCAAAACAtgagtaaaaaaaatttcgaagaTAAAAGTGTGATTAATCTTACATGAAATGTGAAAGTAGAGAGGCCTTGTACAGTCTTGGTGGTGTACTTAGCATGAGGTACAAGCACATGAAGCATGCATGAAAGAGATTGCCATTGATTAAGACTTAGAGAATCTCCAACAAACATCATCTGTTTGCCctttaattttctaaaaaattacTCACCATTCAACCTACAATAATCCAATTATTTATTTAGATACATATGTAcatgaaagaaataataaaaggTACTAGTATAAATCATGTGGATTATTAATCGCATTTGATAAAACTCTAACAAGTGAAGTCTGAGTCATGAGGTCGCTCACTCCATCGACAAGACCAACCTAAGTTGTTTGTGAAATTAAGGCTTTTAAAATCCAGCAAAGACTATTATTAAGTCATATCTAGTAGATGATGTAAAGATTAACACAATCAATAACAATTTAAAGA
This region includes:
- the LOC121743144 gene encoding ubiquinone biosynthesis O-methyltransferase, mitochondrial-like, producing the protein MTSKHILARARLLARPVGRSSQPANKLQSRRYSAASAVPASTPPPAANVPSKSSLNEDELKKFAAIAETWWDAEGPFKPLHAMNPTRLAFIRSTLCRHFGKDPSCLRPFEGLKFVDIGCGGGILSEPLARMGASVTGVDAVEKNIKFAQLHADLDPTTSTIDYLCTTAEKLVEEHRKFDAVLALEVIEHVANPADFCKSLSDLTENGGATLISTINRSMRAYATTIVVAEYLLRWLPAGTHDWSRFLTPEELVLILQRASVSVQEMAGFVYNPLTGRWSLSDDIGVNFIAYGTKNCG
- the LOC121743146 gene encoding protein trichome birefringence-like 43, translating into MMFVGDSLSLNQWQSLSCMLHVLVPHAKYTTKTVQGLSTFTFHDYDVSLKFYRNAFLVDIKNEERGRVLMLDSLSSSQIWEGMDYVIFDSWHWWLHSGRKQPWDWVVYGNTTVKDLDRMVAYEKALNTWAKWIDSNIDPTKTQVFFQGVSRSRLVHGAYGTIKKSRKPSPSRGGAGESSGSNGQRCLFTEDHRIITVEN